The Planktothrix tepida PCC 9214 sequence ACTGAATCCCTTGATTGACAACCCATTGGGCCGCATCGGCTGTTAAGGCAACAAAATCCGTTTGAAATTCCGAGACTTCATTAGCCCACAGTTGGGAGTTGCGGGTTCGTAGCAGTAGGCGCTGAGTATTGGGAGGAAGTGCCAAAGCCTCCAAATCTTCCGGCGTAACCGCACTTATTTCGGGTAAATGGGCAACAACAGCACTCCCAATTAACACCTCTAAGGATAACTGTTCAACGGTTTTACCTCCAGAAACAAAATGGCAAGGAGCATCAACATGGGTGCCAATATGAACATCGGTTTCGAGTTGAGAAACGTTAGCCACTTCTCCAGCATCTATCCCTCTTCTGTCACTCTCCGGTTTTTCCTATGATTAGTAATTTCCAAAGCCACGTTATAGTCAACAGTCTGGGATGTGGCGATCGCATTTTGACTAATTTCGCACT is a genomic window containing:
- a CDS encoding cyclase family protein, with protein sequence MANVSQLETDVHIGTHVDAPCHFVSGGKTVEQLSLEVLIGSAVVAHLPEISAVTPEDLEALALPPNTQRLLLRTRNSQLWANEVSEFQTDFVALTADAAQWVVNQGIQLIGVDYLSVQRYYDSPLTHEILLGAGVVIVEGLNLTDVTPGLYDLVCLPLKLVGSDGAPARAVLLEKYH